The sequence gaaaaaaatattaaccaaaaattaataaagaattaaaaattttaaaaggactaaaaattaaaatttataaaaattgagagacaaaaattttaattaactttttttaagagATGTTTGGTTTAACTTCactttatatcaaaatcaatttacattttttatatagaagGTAAAATAATATAGAGTTGCTTCCAATTTTGCATAGTGTTACTGTGATTCAGATTTTGGATACGTTATTGTCATTCCAAACCCTATTAAGAGAATGAAAAACATCGGAAAGTTGATGGAAAAACGCTAAACACCTTTTTGGTagtgtttttgggatttttatttttttccataccATCTGATGTTATCCCAAACAAATATGTTTCTGTGTGACAACTTAACTAAATATTGTAAATCCATAAAAAAgcataaatatttacttttatattatatatttaagtattcaatttcgagttaTAAATgtctttatattattttttaattttttcaataaattgtgcaacttttttttcttacatatctcattttattttatattttagtattattattattataaactgTATTACTCAATTATATagttaatattaatttgaattattttatgttaacaCACCATACTCGATCATGCTTTCCACGTAATTTTTATCAAacgctttttatttattaatttattaaacaatATCTTTAAAACACTTGTTagcataattttcattttaaaagccttgtgtctttgttttattttacctaataaaacaaaataattatttttaacaataataatatttcgtattatattttttttaagatgcactattttattattgtttaataataataaatttttgtctctaataatatactttttttaattttgattatatatatatatatataattaattatttgtacaGTATAAAAACCATAACAGTGATATAAGAAAACCCCAAATAGTGCAAGGtaaattttgtgtgtgtgtgatatcatttgttaacttaattttattgagATCTCATACAATAActctttaataataaaaagaaaaacccaCAGAAAcaagtatattaaaaataatataaaatatttatggtacttatgaattaaaatgaacttaatatttataaaaaaaaatgaacttaatcttgtctattttttttttaatttgactcACTTTGTCTATCATTGACCCAATTACTAAAGAAAATcaaactgttttttttattattatcaatttttaaaacgGATTTATATCTAACACTTGAATATAAATTTGTTGATTAAGTTAGAtgaatttcttaataaaaaaaataagttattgaaTAAGTACTTAGCACATAAGAATTTTTGTAGGAGTTGTGTTTATagctaaaaaagaaacaaggttaaattactttcatttAAACTCCAAGTTGTTTCCataaactattatatatttgaatgtttATTCTTGACTAAAAGTGCTTTTAGGAATTTTTATTGAACCAAAgtgttttaaaagttattttttaatgaggATATTTTTAGAAGTTATTCTCAATtacaataagttaaaaaaaagttacatattttattttaattgttatcaatgtaaaaatattatactaataattgttaaaaaataattttcgcttaaatataattttggttcttttatttttcaaattttttaattttgatcctctattttaaaataaagacatttagtctttatatttttttttaaaatgtgttattttagttccttattttaaaatagagacattgagtctctcttttttttaaaaataaaatttacaattttggtcATTCCTTCAAATTTGGAAGCATTTATTGTTCATAGATtaatattaaacaaattatCTAATATCACAATACTAAATTTGGatcatatcaaattaattttttttatcgttaaacactttttaaatttgatgaaaagagTAAAATGGTAGATTTtacaaaattgaagaaaatagatgtttttattttaaaataaaaagactaaaattatagaatttaaaaattaagaggaTTGAATGCCTCTTTTTTAAACTaaagaaaaattacatatttttaaaaataggaaCACAAAAATTACAtccaataacttttttatatgtattttacacaaaagaaatttatgaacatattttctaacatatttttttaatacacttcATCCTATTGGTTaaagtttattgaaaattataaaatttataaattttgcattttatttaatatttttttcttcttaattttgtagtttttaataaattataactaataaaaaatttatgttttatgaaGTATAATAAAGGGTGGAGTGctagtattttttttgaaagtcaGGTAATTGTACATaagaataatttaataacatttAGTAACAATGTTAAGAATTTACTCATTTTTATACGCATACCTATGTGAAATTATTGAGCACACCGTTTTCTTTTAGCTGTAACATGCTAAACTcgagaacaaaagaaaaatgtagtAAATTATTAAGCTGTTGTCTATTCATTTGTTAGCCGTTGTAATTTTTCACGTGTcattgtaaataaatatattttggggaacgataaaaaaaaaaagacaaagaagaaaaaaaaaacgcccACGAAAGAAGGCGCCAAAGAGGCACATGCCGCTGTGGCCAATTAATAGTTGTTACCATTTCAATACGGTGagttttgaactttgaagtttgaacgGTCAAAAGCGAAGGAAAAAACCAGGTTACACTagctagatttttttaattttccgaaaatacacaattattattgaagaaaataaagaaagaaagaaagaaatagagaTAGAATGGTTTGGTTTTCTTCTTTGACTGTCAGCAGCGCATTATAGCACACCACACAAAAAAGCAAAACAGAGAGAACAACTGTTACTCACACACGCCATGGGTATGTATGTCATCATCATCGATCCATCGATCtaactctctctttctcttccttctaaCCGCTGTTTCCGCATCTCGCTTCCTTCCCAAACTGTAGATtcgtttttttctctctctatttcttccttttatttttatgcctTCTCTCTCTTCAGTTTTGTTTCTCCAATGTGACTGGTGTTGTTTTGTGTTTTTCGTGTGCGTCGTtcgttaattttgttttgtgtattcGGATCGAGATTTTTCGCGTTCGGTTGCGGGGATCTTCGGTTTAGGTTTGTTTAGggattttgttttctgtttctgTTGCTGATGAGTTTTTCGTTGGATTTGTGGTGTTCTGTGAGATTGGcggactttttatttttatttttatattccttcaattttttcttttttggaaaaaatgaatatttatttatggacGGAATGGATTTGCTTTTTTCTGTCTCTTAAATTCTTGTTTAAACGGTGGTGCGACTTTCCTATTTAGTTCTGTTTTTATGAAGCCTGTTCACTGCAATTTTGCTtctgaaaaaaaaggaaatatatatatatatatatatatatatatattaattaattatggtgGAATTGTTCATTCTGGCAGGTAAATGAGTGGTTTTTGAGCAACAGCagttaaaagagaaaagggattCAGCGAAGATGACATCGGTTGGTGTGGCACCAACTTCGGGTTTGAGAGAAGCCAGTGGGCATGGAGCAGCAGCTGCGGATAGATTGCCAGAGGAGATGAACGATATGAAAATTAGGGATGATAGAGTATGTAATTTGTAAACCCgctcttttaaatttttcattttttccatgttagttttattttctgtgTCTGTGTGGTTGGTTATAAATTTCAGGCTCAGTTACTTAcagttttcttcattttgtagGAAATGGAAGCCACAGTTGTTGATGGCAACGGAACAGAGACAGGACATATCATTGTGACTACCATTGGGGGTAGAAATGGTCAGCCCAAGCAGGTATACCTTCCCTCCTTTTTTTCTAATATCAATCTTATATACACTCATTTATGCAGTTTGAAATGATTAACTCTTGCACTGTCTCATTTACTGTGCTTACCTTGGAAGGCTGTAAACAATCAATGCTACAGCTTCATATTGTTACTTGTGTGCAAATGTTTCCCACCACTCCTATAGCTGCCGTGATTTTGAATATTGACATTTGAAGTCaataacagaaaaagaaaatcctcAATTTGGTTGTTATATCAGATCGCTGCTTGCTGACTATAATCTTTTTACGGTGATGTGCATAACTTCTTGCTGTGTGCAATGTGTTTTTGTCTTGTCTTGTGATTGGCAATTCTCCTCACCGATTGGCTACTGATTGATGAATCTTGTGATATTATTGGATAGGGTGAGAATGTTGTAATGTGGTTTTCGTCGTATCGTAACTGTGCCAAATCTTTTTACGGCGACTCACATAACTCCTTGCTGTGTGCAACTTGTTTTTGTTGTGTCTTGTGATTGGCGATTATCCTCTCCAATTGGTTTCTGATTGATGAATCGTGTGATATTATTAGATAGGGTGATAATGTCGCAATGTGGTTTTTGTCATATTCTACATATTCTCGTTAACCGTCTATTTTAGTTCttgtggttttttttattatatatgtttattgctttaaaataatttttatctatgTTAATTTTCAGACTATAAGCTACATGGCAGAGCGTGTTGTAGGGCATGGATCATTTGGAGTTGTCTTCCAGGTAAAATTATGTATCCAGTTGACTAAATGAGATGCATTTCTTTAGCCTTTTCAACACAAGTGACATAATTATTGCCAATTCTGAGGTTGGGTGTGATTGTAGGCTAAGTGCTTGGAAACCGGTGAAACTGTGGCTATCAAAAAGGTTCTTCAAGATAAGAGGTACAAGAACCGGGAGCTGCAAACAATGCGCCTTCTTGACCACCCAAATGTTGTCGCTTTGAAGCACTGTTTCTTTTCAACCACTGAAAAGGATGAACTATACCTCAATTTGGTACTTGAATATGTTCCTGAAACAGTTAATCGTGTGATCAAACATTACAACAAGTTAAACCAAAGGATGCCGCTGATATATGTGAAACTCTATACATACCAGGTATGACTGTTGCCCTTCCTGTCTTAAGCTTTCATAATTGTTCTGGCTGTAACAATTATTTTTGATATATTTCAGATCTTTAGGGCGTTATCTTATATTCATCGTTGTATTGGAGTCTGCCATCGGGATATCAAGCCTCAAAATCTATTGGTatagactttttatttttatttttgcataaCATCATTGATAATTTATTCTGGTTCTCGTGTTACGTAGTTATGGTTGTGTTTAGGGTGGCTAAAAGATgggaaataattaattcaaactctggtgacaggactGTTGGATGGAAAATACTAACTGAATTTTTTTCTGTGCAGGTCAATCCACACACTCACCAGGTTAAATTATGTGACTTTGGAAGTGCAAAGGTTTTGGTACGTTATATATGTTGGCATTTCTGCCCCTTCCTCCTTAAATCATTCCTCTTCATTCAACCTCTTGTTTTCCTGGGTTAGATtgtagttttatttttccttgtttgGTCTGACCTTTGACAGGTAAAAGGCGAACCAAATA comes from Glycine soja cultivar W05 chromosome 20, ASM419377v2, whole genome shotgun sequence and encodes:
- the LOC114403202 gene encoding shaggy-related protein kinase alpha-like, with the protein product MTSVGVAPTSGLREASGHGAAAADRLPEEMNDMKIRDDREMEATVVDGNGTETGHIIVTTIGGRNGQPKQTISYMAERVVGHGSFGVVFQAKCLETGETVAIKKVLQDKRYKNRELQTMRLLDHPNVVALKHCFFSTTEKDELYLNLVLEYVPETVNRVIKHYNKLNQRMPLIYVKLYTYQIFRALSYIHRCIGVCHRDIKPQNLLVNPHTHQVKLCDFGSAKVLVKGEPNISYICSRYYRAPELIFGATEYTSAIDIWSVGCVLAELLLGQPLFPGESGVDQLVEIIKVLGTPTREEIKCMNPNYTEFKFPQIKAHPWHKIFHKRMPPEAVDLVSRLLQYSPNLRCTAFDALTHPFFDELRDPNTRLPNGRFLPPLFNFKSHELKGVPSEILVKLVPEHARKQCPFLGS